From a region of the Salarias fasciatus chromosome 6, fSalaFa1.1, whole genome shotgun sequence genome:
- the LOC115390192 gene encoding histone H2B 1/2-like has translation MPEPSKPAPKKGSKKAVSKTAGKGGKKRRKTRKESYAIYVYKVLKQVHPDTGISSKAMSIMNSFVNDIFERIASEASRLAHYNKRSTISSREIQTAVRLLLPGELAKHAVSEGTKAVTKYTSSK, from the coding sequence atgccTGAACCATCCAAACCCGCGCCCAAGAAGGGCTCCAAGAAAGCCGTGAGCAAGACCGCCGGCAAAGGCGgcaagaagaggagaaagaccagGAAGGAGAGCTATGCCATCTACGTGTACAAGGTGCTGAAGCAGGTCCACCCCGACACCGGCATCTCATCCAAGGCCATGAGCATCATGAACTCGTTCGTCAACGACATCTTCGAGCGCATCGCTTCGGAGGCGTCTCGCCTGGCTCACTACAACAAGCgctccaccatctcctccaGGGAGATCCAGACCGCCGTGCGTCTCCTGCTGCCCGGCGAGCTGGCCAAGCACGCCGTGTCCGAGGGCACCAAGGCCGTCACCAAGTACACCAGCTCCAAGTAa
- the LOC115390195 gene encoding histone H1-like yields the protein MAEEAPAAAPAASPAKPKAAKKKSAPKKPRTGPSVSDLIVKAVAASKERNGVSLAALKKNLAAGGYDVDKNKARVKTAVKSLVAKGTLVQTKGTGASGSFKMSKKAEPKAKKPAKKVAPKAKKPAAAKKPAAAKKPKAAAAKKTAAAKKSPKKPKKPAAKKAAAKSPKKPAKSPKKKAPAAKKAPAAKKAPAKKAVKPKAKKTAAKKK from the coding sequence ATGGCAGAAGAAGCTccggccgccgcccccgccgcctcTCCGGCAAAGCCCAAGGCCGCCAAGAAGAAGTCCGCCCCGAAGAAGCCTCGGACCGGCCCCAGCGTGAGCGACCTCATCGTCAAAGCTGTGGCCGCTTCCAAGGAGCGGAACGGCGTGTCGCTGGCCGCCCTCAAGAAGAACCTGGCCGCCGGAGGCTACGATGTGGACAAGAACAAGGCCCGCGTCAAGACCGCCGTCAAGAGCCTGGTGGCCAAGGGGACCCTGGTCCAGACCAAGGGCACCGGGGCCTCCGGCTCCTTCAAGATGAGCAAGAAGGCCGAGCCCAAGGCCAAGAAGCCCGCCAAGAAAGTGGCTCCCAAAGCCAAGAAGCCCGCCGCCGCCAAGAAGCCCGCAGCGGCTAAAAAGCCCAAAGCGGCCGCAGCCAAGAAGACCGCAGCTGCTAAGAAGTCTCCCAAGAAGCCCAAGAAGCCCGCGGCCAAGAAGGCGGCAGCCAAGAGCCCCAAGAAGCCTGCCAAGAGCCCCAAGAAGAAGGCCCCCGCAGCCAAGAAGGCTCCAGCAGCCAAGAAAGCTCCAGCAAAGAAGGCCGTCAAGCCCAAAGCCAAGAAGACCGCGGCCAAGAAGAAGTGA